The Daucus carota subsp. sativus chromosome 2, DH1 v3.0, whole genome shotgun sequence genome includes a window with the following:
- the LOC108208463 gene encoding sugar transport protein 8, whose protein sequence is MAGGVMLPDGGTEFPGKLTWNVVLCTVIAAFGGLMFGYDIGISGGVTSMDSFLEKFFPVVYRKKHQAKEDNYCKFNDQYLQLFTSSLYLSATICCFVASKSCNKFGRKRTMQAASAFFLLGAVCNGLARNLEMLICGRLLLGAGIGFGNQAVPLFISEIAPAKYRGGLNIIFQLLITVGIFVAGLVNYATSHLPNGWRISLGGAAVPALFLLVGSLAIVETPTSLIQRGKKERGLKTLQKIRGKGIDVDKEYQEIVATTEKAQQVKHPFKILMKTSMPQVICGSIIQMFQQLTGINVIMFYAPVLFQTMGFENDASLLSSVITGLINVGSTLVAVFYVDRWGRRALLLEAVVQMLICQVVVGIFLQVDLHATNTMPKIPAYIVVVLICTFVAGFAWSWGPLGWLVASEIFPLETRSAGFFCAVAMNMIWTFIIAQAFLSMLCAMKAAIFFFFSSWIVIMGLFALFWLPETKGVPIDQMVDTVWKRHWFWKRFFHHDQTADAKA, encoded by the exons ATGGCTGGGGGTGTCATGTTACCGGATGGGGGAACAGAGTTTCCAGGGAAGCTCACTTGGAATGTTGTGCTATGTACTGTCATTGCTGCCTTTGGTGGTCTCATGTTTGGTTATGATATCGGCATTTCAG GAGGAGTGACATCAATGGATAGTTTTTTGGAGAAGTTCTTTCCGGTGGTATACAGGAAGAAGCATCAGGCCAAAGAGGACAATTACTGCAAATTTAACGATCAATATTTGCAACTCTTTACATCTTCACTATACCTTTCTGCTACTATCTGTTGCTTTGTCGCGTCAAAATCATGCAACAAATTTGGGCGAAAAAGGACCATGCAGGCGGCCTCTGCATTCTTCTTACTCGGTGCTGTCTGCAATGGTCTTGCGCGAAACCTGGAAATGCTCATTTGTGGAAGGCTTTTACTCGGTGCTGGAATTGGATTCGGAAACCAG GCAGTGCCGTTATTTATATCAGAAATTGCTCCGGCAAAATATAGAGGAGGACTTAACATTATATTCCAGTTGCTAATTACAGTAGGCATTTTTGTAGCCGGTTTAGTCAACTATGCCACATCTCATCTCCCAAATGGTTGGAGAATTTCACTTGGTGGAGCGGCAGTTCCAGCTCTATTCCTTCTAGTAGGTTCACTCGCGATTGTGGAGACACCCACGAGCCTCATTCAGCGTGGCAAGAAAGAACGAGGTTTGAAAACTCTGCAGAAAATCAGGGGAAAAGGCATCGACGTTGACAAGGAGTATCAAGAAATTGTAGCCACCACAGAGAAGGCTCAACAGGTTAAGCATCCTTTTAAAATTCTGATGAAGACCAGTATGCCCCAAGTTATTTGTGGAAGCATAATTCAAATGTTTCAGCAGCTCACTGGAATTAATGTCATCATGTTTTATGCTCCTGTATTGTTCCAAACGATGGGATTTGAAAATGATGCCTCTTTGTTATCATCTGTGATTACGGGGTTGATTAATGTTGGCAGCACCCTTGTTGCTGTTTTCTATGTCGATAGATGGGGAAGACGAGCATTACTGCTCGAGGCCGTTGTTCAAATGCTCATCTGTCAG GTTGTGGTGGGAATATTTCTTCAAGTGGACTTGCATGCTACAAATACAATGCCAAAGATCCCAGCCTACATTGTGGTTGTCCTTATTTGTACTTTTGTTGCTGGATTTGCGTGGTCTTGGGGGCCATTAGGTTGGTTGGTAGCGAGTGAAATATTTCCATTAGAAACTCGAAGTGCTGGATTTTTCTGCGCGGTGGCCATGAATATGATTTGGACCTTTATAATTGCTCAAGCTTTCCTCTCAATGCTGTGTGCCATGAAAGCTgctatctttttcttcttttcttcatgGATTGTTATAATGGGACTTTTCGCACTTTTCTGGTTGCCAGAAACCAAGGGAGTTCCTATTGACCAAATGGTGGACACCGTTTGGAAGAGGCATTGGTTTTGGAAGAGGTTTTTTCATCATGACCAGACTGCTGATGCAAAAGCTTAA
- the LOC108205998 gene encoding transcription factor DIVARICATA gives MRFGMEILSPFSYFPNSSWLLEESKSTRWTPEENKLFENALARYDKDTPDRWQKVAAMVPGKTVADVKRQYKELEDDVSSIEAGLFPTPGYSQSPFTLEWGNSTNGFDGFKASFGGKRSCGNRPSDQERKKGVPWTEEEHKLFLLGLKKYGKGDWRNISRNYVITRTPTQVASHAQKYFIRQHSGGKDKRRASIHDITTVNLNENQTPSPDNKRISSMDQCNALSQHTNSSAMSRTPYQWNQSNNGAAAMAFSQTSGNMFMSPYGLNSHGIKVEDHNFQRANIHESYMGTQDMVFQMQSGLHNLHG, from the exons ATGAGATTTGGGATGGAGATTTTATCACCATTTTCATATTTTCCAAACTCAAGCTGGTTGCTTGAAGAAAGCAAGAGCACTAGATGGACTCCAGAAGAGAACAAGTTGTTTGAGAATGCTCTGGCTAGGTACGATAAGGATACTCCGGACCGGTGGCAGAAAGTTGCAGCCATGGTTCCTGGGAAAACTGTGGCTGATGTTAAAAGACAATATAAAGAGTTGGAAGATGATGTGAGTAGTATTGAAGCagggttgtttccaactcctgGTTATAGTCAATCACCTTTTACATTAGAATGGGGGAATAGTACTAATGGTTTCGATGGATTCAAGGCTTCATTCGGTGGAAAAAGATCTTGTGGAAATAGACCATCTGATCAAGAAAGGAAGAAGGGTGTTCCGTGGACTGAAGAAGAGCATAA GCTGTTTCTCTTGGGGCTCAAGAAGTATGGGAAAGGGGACTGGAGAAACATCTCGCGTAATTATGTGATTACTAGAACACCGACTCAAGTTGCCAGCCATGCTCAGAAGTACTTTATCAGGCAACATTCTGGTGGAAAAGATAAAAGAAGAGCAAGCATTCATGATATAACCACAGTGAATCTAAATGAAAATCAAACTCCATCGCCAGACAACAAGAGAATTTCTTCAATGGACCAGTGTAACGCACTCTCTCAACACACAAATTCCAGTGCCATGTCCAGAACACCTTACCAGTGGAACCAGTCAAACAATGGTGCTGCAGCCATGGCTTTTAGCCAAACAAGTGGAAACATGTTCATGTCTCCATATGGGTTAAATTCACATGGAATTAAAGTGGAGGACCATAATTTTCAGAGGGCAAATATACATGAATCTTACATGGGGACTCAAGATATGGTTTTCCAGATGCAGTCAGGGCTGCATAATCTCCATGGATGA
- the LOC108210094 gene encoding protein NRT1/ PTR FAMILY 8.1, whose protein sequence is MSDLNMAEAKVEDDVYTKDGTVDYKNQPANKKTTGTWKACPYILGNECCERLAYYGMSTNLLLYFKNHLNQHSATASRNLSNWSGTCYITPLIGAFLADAYLGRYWTIAGFSIIYVIGMTLLTLSASVPGLRPSCVSKDDCHATEFQSAICFTALYLVALGTGGIKPCVSSYGADQFDDDDEVEKKHKSSFFNWFYFSINIGALIASSLLVYIQDNVGWGWGFGIPAVAMAVAVVSFFSGTKLYRNQKPAGSPLTRLCQVMVASWRKYSVQVPEDKSLLYETADTESAIVGSRKLEHSKDFRFFDRAAVEVQSDHIKGSPDPWRLCTVTQVEELKAIIKLLPIWATGIIFSTVYAQMGNLFVLQGSFMDISVGGSSFNIPPAALSIFDTLSVIFWVPVYDQIIVPVARKFTGHKSGITQLQRMGTGLVISIFAMVAAGVLEIIRLDIVKRHNYYDLKNMPMTIFWQVPQYFLIGCAEVFTFIGQLEFFYEQAPDSMRSFCSALSLTTVALGSFLSSLLVTIVTDISTKNGKLGWIPDNLNRGHLQYFFWLLTVLSVLNLVAFLFVSKWYTYKKAVGTLR, encoded by the exons ATGTCAGATTTAAATATGGCGGAAGCGAAAGTGGAAGATGATGTATACACAAAAGATGGGACTGTGGATTACAAAAACCAGCCTGCTAATAAGAAAACGACGGGAACCTGGAAGGCCTGCCCTTATATCCTTG GAAATGAATGCTGTGAAAGGTTAGCATACTACGGAATGAGCACTAATCTGttgctatattttaaaaatcacctCAACCAACATAGCGCAACAGCTTCAAGAAATCTCTCGAATTGGTCTGGAACATGCTACATCACGCCTCTAATTGGAGCATTCCTTGCTGATGCCTATCTTGGAAGATATTGGACAATTGCTGGCTTCTCAATTATATACGTTATT GGAATGACATTGCTAACGTTATCGGCATCAGTTCCTGGCCTAAGACCTTCTTGTGTATCCAAAGATGATTGCCATGCAACAGAATTCCAAAGTGCAATTTGCTTCACAGCACTTTACCTGGTTGCACTGGGAACCGGAGGTATTAAGCCTTGTGTGTCATCATATGGCGCAGATCAGtttgatgatgatgacgaagttgAGAAGAAGCACAAAAGTTCCTTTTTCAATTGGTTCTATTTCTCAATTAATATTGGTGCACTCATTGCTTCTTCCTTGCTAGTCTATATACAAGATAATGTGGGGTGGGGTTGGGGATTCGGTATTCCTGCTGTGGCCATGGCAGTTGCAGTCGTTTCCTTCTTCTCAGGTACTAAATTGTATCGCAACCAGAAGCCTGCAGGAAGTCCTCTCACTCGTCTTTGCCAAGTGATGGTGGCTTCTTGGAGAAAGTATAGTGTTCAGGTTCCAGAGGACAAGTCTCTTTTATACGAGACTGCAGATACAGAATCTGCTATTGTAGGTAGTCGCAAACTTGAGCACAGTAAAGATTTTAG GTTCTTTGACAGGGCAGCCGTTGAGGTGcaatctgatcatataaaaggATCCCCTGATCCCTGGAGACTTTGTACTGTTACTCAAGTCGAGGAGCTCAAAGCAATCATAAAACTGCTGCCAATATGGGCTACAGGTATCATATTCAGTACTGTCTACGCACAAATGGGAAATTTATTCGTGTTGCAAGGATCCTTCATGGATATAAGCGTTGGAGGTTCTAGCTTTAATATCCCACCAGCAGCTCTTAGCATTTTTGACACCCTTAGTGTCATTTTCTGGGTTCCCGTGTACGACCAAATAATTGTTCCGGTTGCAAGAAAGTTCACAGGCCACAAGAGTGGCATAACTCAGCTGCAAAGAATGGGCACAGGATTAGTTATATCAATATTTGCTATGGTGGCTGCAGGGGTTCTAGAGATTATTAGGCTTGATATAGTCAAGAGGCACAATTACTATGACCTTAAAAACATGCCGATGACAATATTTTGGCAAGTTCCGCAGTACTTTCTGATAGGTTGTGCAGAGGTTTTTACATTCATAGGTCAACTGGAATTCTTTTACGAGCAAGCTCCTGATTCAATGAGAAGCTTCTGCTCAGCTCTTTCACTCACCACAGTTGCTCTTGGAAGCTTTCTGAGCTCATTACTAGTTACTATTGTCACGGATATTAGTACTAAGAATGGGAAACTCGGATGGATACCAGACAATTTAAATCGCGGCCATCTCCAATACTTTTTCTGGCTTTTAACTGTTCTGAGTGTTCTGAATTTAGTCGCTTTTCTCTTCGTATCAAAGTGGTACACCTATAAAAAAGCTGTTGGAACTCTGCGCTGA
- the LOC108208227 gene encoding uncharacterized protein LOC108208227: protein MVRKSLQPPKTGLEALKSFNADKYLKKIGLGKEDHYFWKQVGKSLLCTYALFGTAWLYNETSPLGWWTLKPKPKEEKELAHLYERRQFPYPGDAEAMEEFIAQGGMIGTTIGPKGGPETDKDSVNFQKQLQDRKFENEAFKMWVRMRNEVVAELQSKGYDVE, encoded by the exons ATGGTTCGCAAAAGTCTTCAACCTCCCAAAACAG GTCTTGAGGCCCTTAAGTCGTTCAACGCGGATAAATATCTAAAAAAGATAGGTCTGGGGAAGGAGGATCATTATTTCTGGAAACAAGTAGGCAAAAGCTTGCTATGCACGTATGCATTGTTTGGAACTGCATGGTTGTACAACGAAACATCGCCTCTCGGCTGGTGGACACTTAAGCCAAAACCCAAGGAGGAAAAAGAGCTGGCACATTTGTACGAGCGTCGCCAATTTCCATATCCTGGTGATGCAGAGGCAATGGAGGAGTTTATAGCGCAAGGCGGGATGATTGGGACCACCATTGGGCCGAAAGGGGGGCCTGAAACGGATAAAGACTCCGTAAATTTTCAGAAGCAGTTGCAGGACAGGAAGTTTGAGAATGAAGCTTTTAAGATGTGGGTGAGGATGAGGAATGAAGTTGTTGCAGAACTTCAGAGTAAAGGGTATGATGTTGAGTAA
- the LOC108206891 gene encoding protein NUCLEOLAR FACTOR 1: protein MGKRRLQTAVANDSESSRIDSDGSKKRRPESLHVIREAGGAGISADDFSHKNGECDLNVASTSKSSFDKHFGYKLSKEEVKDLTKGKRKDKWKEKWEVAASNMSRCKWIGTGEQFMEKEDTYKYDGLERRLYKHWLTHMPDGGTDFQSSKQRSFFFLCNSYRDILHHNKKPFYLKGMEEDSSVTDAYIMHSLNHIFKSRDLVTKNDAEVVKLQVHTKDDMPKSVGFQDRGFTCPKILILLPLASIALRVVNRLIALTPSKHKVTSSKHKAVDVENLDRFSDEFGIGTDSMNMAESSQPRKSSNHSDFHALFGGNNNNDFMIGVKISRGSVKLYDDIYTSDMIVASPLSLITKIGEAERDKKKDIDYLSSIEVLIIDHADVMVKQNWSHVSTVIKKLNSKPSKQHGTDQMRIRPWYLDEHAQFYRQSIILGSHSSPEINALIDRHCLNYQGKVKLECKYKGVLRKASPQVKQIYEKFDANSIGDVDGARFAYFSTKVFPKMKSSFQGGTMIYISSNFEFIRVQNFLESQKASFCHLGENKEPSNISYDQVWHHQDSNKILLYTEKSQFYHRYKVHGIRNLIIYSLPERKEFYPELVNMLQGSDNMTTTVLFCGFDMLRLEAIVSSDTAKRMTDSDKDVFIIK, encoded by the exons ATGGGCAAGCGTCGACTTCAAACGG CTGTAGCAAATGACAGTGAATCTTCTCGAATAGATTCTGATGGAAGCAAGAAACGAAGACCTGAGTCTTTGCATGTTATTAGAGAAGCTGGCGGTGCTGGAATCTCTGCTGATGATTTTTCTCACAAAAATGGGGAGTGTGATTTAAATGTGGCATCGACAAGCAAAAG CTCCTTTGATAAACACTTTGGTTATAAATTGTCAAAAGAGGAAGTCAAAGATCTTACAAAAGGAAAGCGGAAGGATAAATGGAAGGAAAAATGGGAAGTGGCTGCCAGTAATATGTCAAGGTGCAAGTGGATAGGAACTGGAGAACAATTCATGGAG AAAGAGGACACCTATAAATATGATGGCCTTGAACGGAGGTTATACAAGCACTGGTTAACCCACATGCCAGATGGAGGCACTGATTTTCAGTCATCAAAGCAGAGATCATTTTTCTTCCTTT GTAACAGCTATAGGGATATACTACACCATAACAAGAAACCTTTCTATTTGAAAGGTATGGAAGAAGATTCAAGTGTCACAGACGCTTATATAATGCATTCG CtgaatcatatatttaaatctaGAGATCTTGTGACCAAGAATGATGCAGAAGTGGTTAAACTTCAAGTGCACACGAAGGATGATATGCCCAAAAGTGTTGGTTTCCAGGACCGTGGATTTACTTGTCCCAAG ATTCTGATCTTACTGCCACTTGCAAGTATTGCGCTTCGGGTAGTCAATAGGTTGATTGCGCTTACTCCCTCCAAGCATAAGGTCACTTCCTCCAAGCATAAG gCGGTTGACGTGGAGAACCTTGACCGCTTCTCAGACGAGTTTGGGATAGGAACAGATTCTATGAATATGGCAGAGAGCTCACAACCACGGAAGTCCTCAAACCATTCTGACTTTCATGCACTCTTTGGTGGGAATAATAACAATGACTTTATGATTGGCGTCAAGATTTCTAG GGGATCCGTCAAGTTATATGATGATATCTATACCTCTGACATGATTGTTGCTTCTCCTCTGAGTTTAATCACT AAAATTGGAGAGGCTGAAAGAGATAAGAAGAAAGATATTGATTATTTGTCATCCATTGAG GTTTTAATTATTGATCATGCAGATGTTATGGTGAAGCAG AACTGGTCTCATGTGAGTACAGTTATAAAGAAGCTGAATAGCAAACCATCTAAACAGCACGGGACAGATCAAATGCGCATAAGACCATG GTACTTGGATGAACATGCACAATTTTATCGACAATCAATAATTTTGGGATCTCATTCAAGTCCAG AAATCAATGCTTTGATCGACCGCCATTGCCTCAATTACCAAGGAAAG GTCAAGCTGGAATGCAAGTATAAGGGTGTTCTGCGTAAAGCATCGCCTCAAGTCAAGCAG ATTTACGAGAAATTCGATGCAAATTCTATTGGCGATGTTGATGGTGCTCGTTTTGCCTACTTCTCAACAAAG GTGTTCCCCAAGATGAAAAGTTCTTTTCAG GGTGGAACTATGATATATATAAGCTCTAATTTCGAGTTTATACGTGTTCAAAATTTCTTGGAATCACAGAAGGCATCCTTCTGTCATCTTGGGGA GAACAAAGAGCCAAGCAATATTTCTTATGACCAAGTTTGGCATCATCAAGATAGTAATAAAATCCTGCTTTACACTGAGAAATCTCAATTCTACCACAGATATAAG GTTCATGGCATCAGAAATTTGATCATCTATTCTCTGCCAGAGAGGAAAGAATTTTATCCTGAG CTTGTTAATATGCTCCAAGGGTCAGATAACATGACAACTACAGTTCTCTTTTGTGGCTTTGATATGCTCCGG CTGGAGGCGATTGTTAGCAGTGACACAGCTAAGAGAATGACGGATTCAGACAAGGATGTCTTCATCATTAAATAG